A window of Streptomyces sp. SAI-127 contains these coding sequences:
- the leuE gene encoding leucine efflux protein LeuE, with translation MFGVIDLPTYLAGLVLIVLLPGPNSLYVVSVAARRGVRAGYTAAAGVWCGDAVLMTLSAAGVASLLQANAVLFGIVKYAGAGYLTWLAVGMLRAAWGMWRARREQTAEEAPVAGAGDERPCRRALVISLFNPKAILFFVAFFVQFVDPGYAYPAISFVVLGAFAQLASFLYLTALIFGGTRLADAFRRRRRLSAGATSAAGALFLGFAVKLSFASA, from the coding sequence ATGTTCGGTGTCATCGACCTCCCCACTTATCTGGCCGGCCTCGTCCTGATAGTCCTGCTGCCCGGCCCCAACTCGCTGTACGTCGTCTCCGTCGCCGCGCGGCGGGGAGTACGGGCCGGGTACACGGCGGCGGCGGGCGTCTGGTGCGGGGACGCCGTGCTGATGACCCTGTCCGCGGCCGGGGTCGCCTCGCTGCTCCAGGCCAACGCCGTGCTGTTCGGGATCGTGAAGTACGCGGGGGCCGGGTATCTGACCTGGCTCGCGGTGGGGATGCTGCGGGCCGCGTGGGGGATGTGGCGGGCCCGGCGGGAGCAGACCGCCGAGGAGGCTCCCGTCGCCGGGGCCGGTGACGAGCGGCCGTGTCGCAGGGCCCTCGTGATCAGTCTGTTCAACCCCAAGGCGATCCTGTTCTTCGTCGCCTTCTTCGTGCAGTTCGTGGATCCGGGATACGCCTATCCGGCGATCTCGTTCGTCGTCCTGGGAGCCTTCGCCCAGCTGGCCAGCTTCCTGTACCTCACCGCGCTGATATTCGGCGGGACGAGGCTGGCGGATGCCTTCCGGCGTCGGCGCAGGTTGTCGGCGGGGGCGACCTCGGCGGCCGGGGCGCTGTTCCTCGGGTTCGCGGTGAAGTTGTCGTTCGCTAGCGCGTGA
- a CDS encoding S1 family peptidase encodes MVTQHARRARLTALGTALLTVPLTLTALPAQAVTGTAASDATYGYTARLDIGDGTRACSGTLVDTEWLLTAASCFADDPATSTTVPAGKPKLTTTATIGRTDLTTTAGVVRTVVELVPRTDRDLVLARLNRPVTTVTPVALATTQAAAGETLTFTGYGRTRDEWAPLKLHTGTLSVDSSDATTATVTGQDAAVCAGDAGGPEIRVSGGKATLVAVNSRSWQGGCFGTDTTETRTGGIATRVDDLGDWVASKAGATRITDFDCDGVEDTAVGDPLASVNGLSEAGLVKVVYGGGRTSAVLHQDLDTVPGGAEAGDRFGETLAVVDWDEDGCSDLVVGVPHEDIGEVADGGLVTVLYGSPDGLGQGRAAFNYQQGTGTGAIDANTSVEGDGMGSALAAGTAADGEPYLAIGVPGKNLKGYVDAGLVFYLRGSTNTSIHQDDTGVVGVIEAGDRFGAALAASPNNLAIGAPGETSDSGAADAGSVTIFKHALSAAGIPTPVATVDQDSSGISDAAEAGDRFGAALSMIAYRPDGAASATDSILAVGTPGETLWVGTTSYADAGQVSTLRISASGTVSELATVHQGVAGVSGASAAGDGFGTAVAAANTAPRAVGTTATLLLAVGVPGKDIDTATDAGMVQTFSLLGAPGDSDHWIQAGNERGLPGTPGAAQKVGAFLNATGTHLWIGMPYGPAERGAVHGIPWSNAMGGTGATVTTYQPGVGALPLTGKAFGMAIR; translated from the coding sequence ATGGTCACCCAACACGCCAGACGCGCCCGGCTCACCGCGCTCGGAACGGCTCTGCTCACGGTGCCCCTCACGCTGACGGCCCTGCCCGCGCAGGCCGTCACCGGCACCGCCGCGTCCGACGCCACCTACGGCTACACCGCCCGCCTCGACATCGGCGACGGCACGCGCGCCTGTTCCGGCACCCTCGTCGACACGGAATGGCTGCTGACCGCGGCCAGTTGCTTCGCCGACGACCCGGCCACGAGCACGACGGTGCCGGCCGGCAAGCCGAAGCTGACCACTACCGCGACCATCGGACGCACCGACCTGACCACCACCGCCGGGGTGGTCCGCACGGTCGTCGAACTGGTCCCGCGCACCGACCGCGACCTGGTCCTCGCCCGACTGAACCGCCCGGTCACCACCGTGACCCCCGTCGCCCTGGCGACCACGCAGGCCGCCGCGGGCGAGACGCTGACCTTCACCGGATACGGCCGTACCCGGGACGAGTGGGCGCCGCTCAAGCTGCACACCGGCACGCTGTCGGTGGACTCCTCCGACGCCACCACCGCCACCGTCACGGGTCAGGACGCCGCCGTGTGCGCGGGCGACGCAGGCGGTCCCGAGATCCGTGTCAGCGGCGGCAAGGCCACCCTGGTAGCCGTCAACAGCCGCTCCTGGCAGGGCGGTTGCTTCGGCACCGACACCACCGAGACCCGCACCGGCGGCATCGCGACCCGCGTCGACGACCTCGGCGACTGGGTCGCCTCCAAGGCCGGCGCGACCCGGATCACCGACTTCGACTGCGACGGCGTCGAGGACACCGCCGTGGGCGATCCGCTGGCGTCCGTCAACGGCCTGTCCGAGGCCGGCCTCGTGAAGGTCGTCTACGGCGGTGGCCGGACGTCCGCCGTGCTCCACCAGGACCTCGACACCGTGCCCGGCGGCGCCGAGGCGGGCGACCGCTTCGGTGAGACGCTCGCCGTGGTCGACTGGGACGAGGACGGCTGCTCCGACCTCGTCGTGGGCGTCCCGCACGAGGACATCGGCGAGGTCGCGGACGGCGGCCTGGTGACCGTCCTCTACGGCTCGCCCGACGGCCTGGGCCAGGGCAGGGCCGCGTTCAACTACCAGCAGGGCACCGGCACCGGCGCCATCGACGCGAACACGTCGGTGGAGGGCGACGGGATGGGCTCCGCGCTGGCCGCGGGCACCGCCGCCGACGGTGAGCCGTACCTGGCGATCGGGGTGCCCGGCAAGAACCTCAAGGGCTATGTGGACGCCGGCCTGGTCTTCTACCTGCGCGGCTCCACCAACACCTCGATCCACCAGGACGACACCGGAGTGGTCGGCGTCATCGAGGCCGGCGACCGTTTCGGCGCCGCCCTCGCCGCCTCGCCGAACAACCTCGCCATCGGCGCCCCCGGCGAGACCTCGGACTCCGGTGCGGCGGACGCCGGTTCCGTGACGATCTTCAAGCACGCGCTGAGCGCGGCCGGCATCCCCACCCCGGTGGCGACCGTCGACCAGGACAGCAGCGGCATCAGCGACGCGGCCGAGGCCGGCGACCGGTTCGGCGCCGCGCTCTCGATGATCGCCTACCGTCCCGACGGCGCGGCCTCCGCGACCGACTCGATCCTCGCGGTCGGCACTCCCGGCGAGACCCTGTGGGTCGGCACGACCTCCTACGCCGACGCCGGCCAGGTCTCCACGCTGCGGATCTCCGCCTCCGGCACGGTCAGCGAGCTGGCCACCGTCCACCAGGGCGTCGCCGGGGTGAGCGGAGCCTCGGCGGCCGGAGACGGGTTCGGCACCGCGGTGGCCGCGGCGAACACGGCCCCCAGGGCGGTCGGAACCACCGCCACGCTGCTGCTCGCGGTCGGCGTGCCCGGCAAGGACATCGACACCGCCACCGATGCGGGCATGGTGCAGACGTTCTCGCTTCTCGGCGCGCCCGGCGACTCCGACCACTGGATCCAGGCGGGCAACGAGCGCGGCCTGCCGGGCACCCCGGGCGCCGCACAGAAGGTCGGCGCGTTCCTGAACGCCACCGGCACCCACCTGTGGATCGGCATGCCGTACGGTCCCGCCGAGCGCGGCGCCGTCCACGGCATCCCCTGGTCCAACGCCATGGGCGGCACAGGCGCCACGGTGACGACCTATCAGCCCGGCGTGGGCGCTCTGCCCCTGACCGGCAAGGCCTTCGGCATGGCGATCCGCTGA
- a CDS encoding FAD-dependent oxidoreductase, with product MNTDVLVVGAGPTGLALGIDLARRGVDALVVEKADRLFPGSRGKGLQPRTMEVFDDLGVLDAILAVGGTYPVGMVWQDGERVGEHRMFDPAEATEDSPYNAPWMVPQWRTQQVLFERLEELGGRVSFGREVVGFEQDADGVTVRFAAGADVRARYVVAADGGRSVVRRTLGIAMTGETVDPNPLLVADVRITGLDRDNWHVFPPRGESGYLAVCPLAGTEDFQVVAQFPEGTVVDLSPDAIRAVVTARSHLAAESVTEVRWASDFRPRAALADRFRSGRIFLAGDAAHVHSPAGGQGLNTSVQDAYNLGWKLGAVLRGDAPAALLDTYEEERRPIAAHMLGISTGVHRGEVRRGEATRQLGLGYRDSSLTEETRTAPSGLRAGDRAPDGKLDGVRLFDAFRGPHWTLVAVGVEAPELPESVRVVTGEDQPSYGKGLFLVRPDGYVGWAGEDAATLVSYAGRTVTR from the coding sequence ATGAACACGGACGTACTGGTCGTCGGCGCCGGCCCCACCGGTCTCGCCCTCGGTATCGACCTCGCCCGGCGGGGCGTGGACGCGCTGGTCGTGGAGAAGGCGGACCGGCTGTTCCCGGGCTCACGCGGCAAGGGCCTCCAGCCACGCACGATGGAGGTCTTCGACGACCTCGGCGTGCTCGACGCGATCCTCGCGGTCGGCGGGACCTACCCGGTCGGCATGGTCTGGCAGGACGGCGAGCGGGTCGGCGAGCACCGGATGTTCGACCCGGCCGAGGCGACGGAGGACTCGCCGTACAACGCGCCCTGGATGGTGCCGCAGTGGCGCACCCAGCAGGTGCTGTTCGAACGGCTGGAGGAGCTGGGCGGGCGGGTGTCCTTCGGCCGGGAGGTCGTGGGGTTCGAGCAGGACGCCGACGGGGTGACCGTGCGCTTCGCGGCGGGCGCCGACGTCCGCGCCCGGTACGTGGTCGCCGCCGACGGCGGACGCTCGGTCGTCCGCCGGACACTCGGCATCGCCATGACCGGCGAGACGGTCGACCCGAACCCCCTCCTCGTCGCGGACGTCCGCATCACCGGCCTCGACCGGGACAACTGGCACGTCTTCCCGCCGCGCGGCGAGAGCGGCTACCTCGCTGTCTGCCCGCTCGCCGGCACCGAGGACTTCCAGGTCGTGGCCCAGTTCCCGGAGGGCACGGTGGTGGACCTGTCCCCCGACGCCATCCGCGCGGTCGTCACGGCACGCTCCCACCTGGCCGCCGAGTCGGTGACCGAGGTGCGCTGGGCCTCCGACTTCCGGCCCCGCGCGGCCCTCGCGGACCGTTTCCGCTCCGGCCGGATCTTCCTCGCCGGTGACGCGGCCCACGTCCACTCCCCCGCGGGCGGGCAGGGCCTGAACACGAGCGTCCAGGACGCGTACAACCTGGGCTGGAAGCTGGGCGCGGTGCTGCGGGGCGATGCCCCGGCCGCCCTCCTGGACACCTACGAGGAGGAACGCCGGCCCATCGCCGCGCACATGCTGGGCATCTCGACGGGCGTGCACCGGGGCGAGGTCCGCCGCGGCGAGGCGACCCGCCAACTGGGCCTGGGGTACCGGGACTCGTCCCTCACGGAGGAGACGCGCACGGCACCGAGCGGGCTCCGCGCCGGCGACCGCGCCCCCGACGGCAAGCTGGACGGCGTCCGCCTCTTCGACGCGTTCCGGGGCCCGCACTGGACGCTGGTGGCGGTGGGCGTGGAGGCACCGGAGCTGCCGGAGTCCGTGCGTGTGGTCACCGGCGAGGACCAGCCGTCGTACGGGAAGGGGCTGTTCCTGGTGCGTCCGGACGGCTATGTGGGCTGGGCGGGTGAGGACGCCGCGACGCTGGTGAGTTATGCCGGCCGAACGGTCACGCGCTAG
- a CDS encoding class I SAM-dependent methyltransferase, with product MADSQQTHALPRQFADVPGWFPPLDQVLFTWFLDRQRSQGFGGDLLELGVYMGKSAILLGQHLRDGERFTVCDLFGGEAPDGANSAETSKSYASLTRQAFERNYLSFHDTLPRVIEGPTSVVPGEVAEGSCRFVHVDASHLYEHVYGDIGAAREILRPEGVVVLDDFRSEHTPGVSVAVWEAVLNRGLRPICLSTQKLYGTWGDPEPVQEELLEMLRGRTDVGLSVQEAAGHRLIRARAQKMQAPPFPRSRHYVAPAPAPAPAPKSRRSPARRIAVDLLPPVVTRAVRKVRAR from the coding sequence ATGGCCGATTCACAGCAGACCCATGCGCTACCCCGTCAGTTCGCCGACGTCCCCGGGTGGTTTCCCCCGCTGGACCAGGTGCTGTTCACCTGGTTCCTGGACCGGCAACGGTCTCAGGGCTTCGGCGGGGACCTGCTCGAACTGGGCGTCTACATGGGGAAGAGCGCGATCCTGCTCGGGCAGCACCTCCGGGACGGGGAGCGGTTCACGGTCTGCGACCTGTTCGGGGGCGAGGCGCCGGACGGCGCCAACAGCGCCGAGACCTCCAAGTCGTACGCCTCTCTGACCCGGCAGGCCTTCGAGCGGAACTACCTCTCCTTCCACGACACCCTGCCGAGGGTGATCGAGGGTCCCACCTCGGTCGTGCCCGGCGAAGTGGCCGAGGGCAGCTGCCGGTTCGTGCACGTCGACGCCTCGCACCTGTACGAGCACGTGTACGGCGACATCGGCGCGGCCCGCGAGATCCTGCGGCCCGAGGGTGTCGTCGTCCTGGACGACTTCCGCTCCGAGCACACCCCCGGTGTCTCCGTCGCCGTATGGGAGGCCGTGCTCAACCGCGGGCTGCGCCCGATCTGTCTCAGCACGCAGAAGCTGTACGGGACGTGGGGGGACCCGGAGCCCGTTCAGGAGGAGTTGCTGGAGATGCTGCGGGGGCGCACGGACGTCGGGCTGAGTGTGCAGGAGGCGGCCGGTCACCGGCTGATTCGGGCGCGGGCGCAGAAGATGCAGGCGCCGCCGTTCCCACGCTCACGGCACTATGTCGCGCCTGCCCCCGCGCCTGCCCCCGCTCCCAAGTCTCGCCGGTCTCCGGCCCGGCGGATCGCCGTGGATCTGCTGCCGCCCGTGGTCACGCGTGCGGTGCGGAAGGTGCGGGCCCGGTAG
- a CDS encoding methylmalonyl-CoA mutase family protein yields the protein MTRESESGLPIEPVYGPETLQGWSPEEKLGEPGGYPFTRGVYPSMYTGRPWTMRQYAGFGTAVESNARYRQLIAHGTTGLSVAFDLPTQMGHDSDAPIAHGEVGKVGVAIDSIDDMRVLFGGIPLDQVSTSMTINAPAALLLLLYQLVAEEQGVGADRLTGTIQNDVLKEYIARGTYIFPPKPSLRLIADIFKYCQAEIPRWNTISISGYHMAEAGASPAQEIAFTLADGIEYVRTAVAAGMDVDDFAPRLSFFFVARTTILEEVAKFRAARRIWARVMRDEFGARNPKSLMLRFHTQTAGVQLTAQQPEVNLVRVAVQGLAAVLGGTQSLHTNSYDEAIALPTDKSARLALRTQQVLAYETDVTATVDPFAGSYVIEKMTDDVEAAALDLMRKVEDLGGAVAAIEHGFQKNEIEHNAYRIAQETDSGERVVVGVNRFQLDEEEPYEPLRVDPAIEAQQAERLARLRAERDRSAVDSALAALKKAAEGEDNVLHPMKDALKARATVGEVCNALREVWGTYVPSDAF from the coding sequence ATGACGCGTGAGTCGGAGTCCGGACTGCCCATCGAACCCGTCTACGGTCCCGAGACCCTTCAGGGCTGGAGCCCCGAGGAGAAGCTCGGTGAGCCGGGCGGGTACCCCTTCACGCGGGGCGTGTATCCGTCGATGTACACGGGCCGCCCCTGGACGATGCGCCAGTACGCCGGTTTCGGCACGGCCGTGGAGTCCAACGCCCGCTACCGGCAGTTGATCGCCCACGGCACGACGGGCCTGTCGGTCGCCTTCGACCTGCCCACCCAGATGGGCCACGACTCCGACGCCCCGATCGCGCACGGCGAGGTCGGCAAGGTCGGTGTCGCGATCGACTCGATCGACGACATGCGGGTGCTGTTCGGCGGGATCCCGCTGGACCAGGTGTCGACGTCGATGACGATCAACGCCCCCGCGGCCCTTCTGCTGCTCCTGTACCAACTGGTCGCCGAGGAGCAGGGCGTCGGCGCCGACCGGCTCACCGGCACGATCCAGAACGACGTGCTGAAGGAGTACATCGCGCGCGGCACGTACATCTTCCCGCCGAAGCCGTCGCTGCGCCTGATCGCCGACATCTTCAAGTACTGCCAGGCCGAGATCCCCCGGTGGAACACGATCTCGATCTCCGGTTACCACATGGCGGAGGCCGGTGCCTCGCCCGCGCAGGAGATCGCGTTCACGCTGGCGGACGGCATTGAGTACGTGCGCACGGCGGTCGCGGCCGGCATGGACGTCGACGACTTCGCTCCGCGCCTGTCCTTCTTCTTCGTGGCGCGTACGACGATCCTGGAGGAGGTCGCCAAGTTCCGTGCGGCCCGCCGGATTTGGGCGAGGGTGATGCGGGACGAGTTCGGCGCGCGGAACCCGAAGTCCCTGATGCTCCGCTTCCACACCCAGACGGCCGGGGTCCAGCTGACGGCCCAGCAGCCGGAGGTCAACCTGGTCAGGGTCGCCGTCCAGGGCCTCGCAGCCGTCCTCGGCGGCACCCAGTCACTGCACACCAACTCCTACGACGAGGCCATCGCCCTGCCGACCGACAAGTCCGCCCGCCTGGCCCTGCGCACCCAGCAGGTGCTGGCCTACGAGACCGACGTGACGGCGACGGTCGACCCGTTCGCGGGCTCGTACGTCATCGAGAAGATGACGGACGACGTCGAGGCCGCGGCACTCGATCTGATGCGGAAGGTCGAGGACCTCGGCGGTGCGGTCGCCGCCATCGAGCACGGCTTCCAGAAGAACGAGATCGAGCACAACGCCTACCGCATCGCCCAGGAAACCGACTCGGGCGAGCGGGTGGTCGTGGGTGTCAACCGCTTCCAGCTTGACGAGGAGGAGCCCTACGAGCCCCTTCGCGTCGACCCCGCCATCGAGGCCCAGCAGGCGGAGCGGCTGGCCCGACTCCGTGCCGAGCGCGACCGGTCCGCGGTGGACTCGGCCCTCGCCGCCCTGAAGAAGGCCGCCGAGGGCGAGGACAACGTCCTCCACCCGATGAAGGACGCGCTCAAGGCCCGCGCGACGGTGGGCGAGGTGTGCAACGCGCTGCGCGAGGTGTGGGGCACCTATGTCCCGTCGGACGCGTTCTGA
- a CDS encoding TetR/AcrR family transcriptional regulator, whose translation MSTEKRPPLDRARVADTALKLLNEVGLDGLTLRAIARELDVKAPALYWHFKDKQALLDEMATEMFRRMVAGTELDPSDTWRERLLKSNRGLRTALLGYRDGAKVYSGSRFTGLVHVEQMEETLRLFTAAGFTLAQAVRATSTSYLYTLGFVTEEQGVEPLPGERREGFDVAERARLMDGFPLSAAAGAEIFQDFERHYEEGLALVLAGIEKQYGPTGPAPSAPHA comes from the coding sequence GTGAGTACGGAGAAACGCCCGCCCCTGGACCGCGCCCGGGTCGCCGACACCGCCCTGAAGCTCCTGAACGAAGTGGGCCTCGACGGCCTCACCCTGCGGGCCATCGCCAGGGAACTCGATGTCAAGGCCCCCGCCCTGTACTGGCACTTCAAGGACAAGCAGGCGCTGCTCGACGAGATGGCGACGGAGATGTTCCGGCGGATGGTCGCCGGGACCGAGCTCGACCCGTCCGACACCTGGCGCGAACGCCTGCTCAAGTCCAACCGCGGCCTGCGCACCGCCCTGCTCGGCTACCGCGACGGCGCCAAGGTCTACAGCGGCTCACGCTTCACGGGCCTGGTCCACGTCGAGCAGATGGAGGAGACCCTCCGTCTCTTCACGGCCGCCGGCTTCACCCTCGCCCAGGCGGTCCGGGCCACGTCGACGTCGTACCTCTACACGCTCGGCTTCGTCACCGAGGAGCAGGGCGTGGAGCCACTGCCCGGCGAGCGCCGCGAAGGCTTCGACGTGGCGGAACGCGCCCGCCTGATGGACGGCTTCCCGTTGTCGGCGGCGGCGGGCGCGGAGATCTTCCAGGACTTCGAGCGGCATTACGAGGAGGGGCTGGCCCTGGTGCTGGCGGGAATCGAGAAGCAGTACGGGCCTACCGGGCCCGCACCTTCCGCACCGCACGCGTGA
- a CDS encoding ALF repeat-containing protein — protein sequence MDTTHWSRRRLLAVLAASTAAAATSNLVFGPTPARADDSATGDDPFSLPDTDRSKAVQAWMIGGTAVRAAAETALAGTDADVRTFLSTGLAAAGAQDKREAVLAALAGAGKGTRREAAAALAAGDTAIADFVSTGYRSAFVEDMQAATSTVMGTGGKALLRAGNTALDTGTQSALETFLETGQYDAREEDMRVEVSSLMVSAGPEVRKYATRALDGTASDIAWFLETGQFIARSRDQEAATIAELVAVVVREGKNADARTQEAVEASARAEESAAKAKDAALEAAAEAKAAQQDVAKSAAAARKAAQAASGAADSARVAVRASQASVQAARRASYAATAASQAAATAGSAAAKAYNAAIAASKDAAQTSAAKNAAVAARNAAAKARSAAAAADAANASSRQSKAAAASAASAANNAAAAASASAEAAAASGVAQAEAAEAKRQATIASNNAAVATSAAASAQALADQAAAAAAAARDAANDAADHADAAADAAEWAVTYAGQALDYANKSTAFANAATTAANAAVAAVEKAVEVEEQARDAEQQRLDADMKEAMEECRQLSEQEAQSRAEYADKRSQTAQTVQATKDLVIQAEQALQDGDTDRAASVGRRAAVAVMNATGTWSREAARYALSGTDADVHAWIDTDRLLAQRQDDRETAVYVAQTLTSPDVANAVVTMLADSDPDAGTAFLDTGLFEAAAADNRVRATAILAQNPGRAVTEAVNAALDAGTADALREFFTTAYEQAQQEDDTEATSALLADAGPYTKAYAQAAMEAPAWIRRNFIAKVRHTTAQLDYDWAAHVSAMQGAIAAAAKVAQKAQADACTAQKAAATARAAAAEAQQWADKALAAAAQADTYATQADANADSAEQSAKDAQAAADRAATAASTARKAARAANYSANKAVSAAASAIASANTAQASATAARAAKLQAQADAATAATAASEARQFEVQKRNAELAAKAKQAAMDSLDDRQSGSYPADSAENDTVEDEPSETQESARETAEQLEKTADAFTKCAVIIGLSGLVLGPEVEPFAAGFAIAGIAASGLATIYTGIGYGFDSSEFWTAAGNTALELFSFGASRYVGGLDGLTHTASTIGSSAAHAVSPVFHALGDLF from the coding sequence GTGGACACCACCCACTGGAGCAGACGGCGTCTCCTCGCCGTCCTCGCGGCCTCCACGGCCGCGGCCGCCACCTCCAACCTCGTCTTCGGCCCCACCCCGGCCCGCGCCGACGACTCGGCCACCGGCGACGATCCGTTCAGCCTTCCCGACACCGACCGGAGCAAGGCCGTCCAGGCGTGGATGATCGGCGGTACGGCGGTCCGCGCCGCAGCGGAGACCGCGCTCGCAGGCACCGACGCCGACGTCCGCACCTTCCTGTCGACCGGTCTGGCCGCGGCCGGCGCCCAGGACAAGCGGGAGGCCGTCCTCGCCGCCCTGGCCGGTGCCGGCAAGGGCACCCGGCGGGAGGCCGCCGCCGCCCTCGCGGCCGGTGACACCGCCATCGCCGACTTCGTCTCCACCGGCTACCGGTCCGCCTTCGTGGAGGACATGCAGGCCGCCACCTCCACGGTGATGGGCACCGGTGGCAAGGCCCTGCTGCGCGCCGGCAACACCGCCCTCGACACCGGTACCCAGAGCGCCCTGGAGACCTTCCTGGAGACCGGCCAGTACGACGCGCGCGAGGAGGACATGCGCGTCGAGGTGTCGAGCCTCATGGTGTCCGCCGGCCCCGAGGTGCGGAAGTACGCCACCCGGGCCCTGGACGGCACCGCCTCGGACATCGCGTGGTTCCTGGAGACCGGCCAGTTCATCGCCCGCTCCCGTGACCAGGAGGCCGCGACCATCGCCGAGTTGGTCGCCGTCGTCGTACGCGAGGGGAAGAACGCGGACGCGCGCACGCAGGAGGCCGTGGAGGCGTCGGCCCGCGCGGAGGAGTCCGCCGCGAAGGCGAAGGACGCGGCGCTCGAGGCCGCGGCCGAGGCCAAGGCGGCCCAGCAGGACGTGGCCAAGTCCGCCGCGGCGGCCCGCAAGGCGGCGCAGGCCGCGTCCGGCGCCGCCGACTCCGCCCGGGTGGCCGTCCGCGCCTCCCAGGCCTCCGTCCAGGCGGCCCGCCGGGCCTCCTACGCCGCCACCGCCGCGAGCCAGGCCGCGGCCACCGCCGGATCGGCCGCCGCGAAGGCGTACAACGCGGCGATCGCCGCGTCCAAGGACGCCGCCCAGACATCGGCCGCCAAGAACGCCGCGGTCGCCGCCCGCAACGCCGCCGCCAAGGCCCGCAGTGCCGCGGCCGCGGCGGACGCCGCCAACGCCTCGTCCCGGCAGTCCAAGGCCGCCGCCGCGTCGGCCGCCTCGGCGGCGAACAACGCGGCGGCCGCCGCGAGCGCCTCGGCCGAGGCCGCGGCGGCCTCCGGCGTGGCCCAGGCCGAGGCCGCCGAGGCCAAGCGGCAGGCCACGATCGCGAGCAACAACGCGGCGGTCGCCACCAGTGCCGCGGCGAGCGCCCAGGCGCTCGCGGACCAGGCCGCGGCAGCGGCGGCAGCCGCCCGCGACGCCGCCAACGACGCCGCAGACCACGCGGACGCCGCCGCGGACGCCGCCGAGTGGGCGGTCACGTACGCGGGACAGGCCCTCGACTACGCCAACAAGTCCACCGCGTTCGCGAACGCGGCCACCACCGCCGCGAACGCCGCCGTCGCCGCCGTCGAGAAGGCGGTCGAGGTGGAGGAGCAGGCGCGGGACGCCGAGCAGCAGCGCCTGGACGCCGACATGAAGGAGGCGATGGAGGAGTGCCGTCAGCTCTCGGAGCAGGAGGCACAGAGCCGGGCCGAGTACGCGGACAAGCGCAGCCAGACCGCGCAGACCGTGCAGGCCACCAAGGACCTCGTCATCCAGGCCGAACAGGCACTTCAGGACGGTGACACGGACCGGGCCGCCTCCGTCGGACGCCGGGCCGCCGTCGCCGTGATGAACGCGACCGGCACCTGGTCGCGCGAAGCCGCACGCTACGCCCTGTCCGGCACGGACGCCGATGTGCACGCCTGGATCGACACCGACCGGCTGCTCGCGCAGCGGCAGGACGACCGCGAGACGGCCGTCTACGTCGCCCAGACCCTCACCAGCCCGGACGTGGCCAACGCGGTGGTCACGATGCTGGCCGACTCCGACCCGGACGCGGGCACCGCCTTCCTCGACACCGGTCTGTTCGAGGCGGCCGCCGCGGACAACCGGGTCAGGGCCACCGCGATTCTCGCGCAGAACCCGGGCAGGGCCGTGACCGAGGCGGTGAACGCGGCGCTGGACGCCGGCACCGCCGACGCCCTGCGCGAGTTCTTCACCACCGCCTACGAGCAGGCGCAGCAGGAGGACGACACCGAGGCGACCTCCGCCCTGCTGGCCGACGCCGGCCCGTACACCAAGGCCTATGCCCAGGCCGCGATGGAAGCCCCGGCCTGGATACGCCGCAACTTCATCGCCAAGGTGCGGCACACGACCGCGCAGCTCGACTACGACTGGGCGGCCCACGTCTCCGCCATGCAGGGCGCGATCGCCGCCGCCGCGAAGGTCGCGCAGAAGGCACAGGCGGACGCGTGCACCGCCCAGAAGGCTGCCGCCACGGCTCGCGCGGCCGCGGCGGAGGCGCAGCAGTGGGCCGACAAGGCGCTGGCGGCCGCCGCGCAGGCCGACACCTACGCGACGCAGGCCGACGCGAACGCGGACTCCGCCGAACAGTCCGCCAAGGACGCGCAGGCCGCGGCCGACCGGGCGGCGACCGCGGCGAGCACCGCTCGTAAGGCCGCGCGCGCGGCGAACTACTCGGCGAACAAGGCGGTGTCGGCGGCCGCCAGTGCCATCGCCTCCGCCAACACGGCCCAGGCGTCGGCCACCGCGGCCCGGGCCGCGAAGCTCCAGGCGCAGGCGGACGCGGCCACCGCCGCCACCGCGGCCAGCGAAGCACGCCAGTTCGAGGTGCAGAAGCGGAACGCCGAGCTGGCGGCGAAGGCCAAGCAGGCGGCCATGGACTCGCTCGACGACCGGCAGTCCGGGTCCTACCCCGCCGACTCCGCGGAGAACGACACCGTCGAGGACGAGCCCTCCGAGACGCAGGAGTCGGCCCGCGAAACGGCGGAGCAACTGGAGAAGACGGCCGACGCCTTCACCAAGTGCGCCGTCATCATCGGGCTCTCGGGGCTGGTTCTCGGACCCGAGGTGGAGCCGTTCGCCGCTGGTTTCGCGATCGCCGGGATCGCCGCGTCCGGTCTCGCCACGATCTACACCGGAATCGGCTACGGCTTCGACAGCAGTGAGTTCTGGACGGCCGCCGGCAACACCGCTCTCGAACTGTTCTCGTTCGGCGCGAGCCGGTATGTCGGTGGGCTCGACGGCCTCACCCACACGGCGTCGACCATCGGATCGTCCGCGGCCCACGCGGTCTCCCCGGTCTTCCACGCGCTCGGGGACCTGTTCTAG